Proteins from a genomic interval of Brevinematales bacterium:
- a CDS encoding co-chaperone GroES, producing the protein MSIKPLGNRVLILMEEKKTKTQSGIIIPETANQEKTTEGIVEAVGTDEAVTVKKGDKVIYDKYAGTQVKADDKEYLLVSMDDILAVVTE; encoded by the coding sequence ATGTCGATTAAACCTTTGGGAAACAGGGTTTTGATCTTAATGGAAGAAAAGAAGACTAAAACCCAGAGCGGTATCATTATCCCCGAAACCGCGAATCAGGAAAAAACTACCGAGGGTATTGTCGAAGCGGTAGGTACGGATGAGGCTGTTACTGTAAAGAAGGGCGATAAGGTCATTTACGACAAATACGCCGGTACCCAGGTAAAGGCCGACGATAAGGAATACCTGCTGGTTTCGATGGATGATATTCTCGCGGTGGTCACTGAGTGA